From the genome of Bos indicus isolate NIAB-ARS_2022 breed Sahiwal x Tharparkar chromosome 2, NIAB-ARS_B.indTharparkar_mat_pri_1.0, whole genome shotgun sequence:
tggagaattccatggactatatagtccatggggtcgcaaagagtcagacacatctgagtgactttcacttttctggagtattttcctttttatttttaatttttttggtttttgtattGTTTCTCTTCATCTCTCTGCCACTGTGGGCCATATGATTTTGCATATAAGATTTTCCTCTTAGATATCAatcaataaaaactcttcaagcacccaaattcatttttcattttagtatcaataaaaattcttcaagcacctaaattcatttttccttctagCTAGGAAatgctttcttattttatgtatgtgtatatgtatgtatttgttttttgatgtggatcaatttttaagtctttattgactttgttacatattgcttctgtttgatttttgttgttgttgttgtttttgccaaAGGCACCTGTAACTTcagctccttgaccaggaattAGACATTCACCCCTTGTACTGGAAGGCGAAGTCCTAAcaactagactaccagggaagtccaagcttTCTTATTTTAATCGCAATAGGAATTTTTACAGGAAAAAGTCATTGAAAAAGTTTATTCATAAGCCAGCACACAAAGTGAAACCTACTACATAATGGAACACAGTGGCCATCCTTAAACCATGTGGTGAGGACCTTCCAGTCCCCAGTAAAGAGGCTCTGGTGAGGGGACTGGGGCTGCTATTGAACTTGGCAATGACTTTTGAGGCTGAGACCGCTTTAATTTCTCCAGTCTTTGGAAAGAGGACTTCTGGGCCGTACACAGAAATAGCCTCCTGATAGTGTTTATTTGCTGTTCAAATGTCATTTCAAGCACAACATGTTGTGTTAGGTGAGACTTCTTTGTGTGCCCATGACCAATCATAGCACCCCCTTTTCCAGAGTTCCCAGGGGCCCTCACTGGAATGTTTAGGGTGTTtgacttagaaaaataaacatcatctAGTAAATCTTGCTGACATTCCTAAAAAGGGTACTAATTAATATATTATGATGTTCTTCCATGACTACAGAGCCAAATAGCAACAGGGAAGTGGTCATGTGTCTTCCCTCTCCTGTTCCCAGAGCTGGTATATAAGGGTCCCCTCCAGCAGAAGCTGACATTCGACCTCCCTCACCTCCTGAGtctccctcctcacctctccTGAGTCCTCTCTACTGATACCATGGGCTGCTGTGGTTGTGGAAGTTGTGGTGGCTGCCGTGGTGGCTGTGGTGGTGGCTGCGGCGGTGGCTGTGGAGGTGGCTGCGGTGGTGGCTGCGGCGGTGGCTGCGGTGGTGGCTGTGGCAGCTGCAACAGCTGCAGATGCTACCGGGTGGGCTGCTGcaccagctgctgcccctgctgctatggctgctgtgGGGGCTGCTGCAGCGTCCCCGTGGTCTGCTGCCACCGCCGCACCTGCAGCTGCAACTCGTGTGGCTGTGGCGGTGGGAAGGGCTGTTGCCAGCAGAAATGCTGCTGCCAGCAGAAGTGCAGCTGCCAGAAGCAATGCTGCCACTAGGCTGCCAGTCTGGCCT
Proteins encoded in this window:
- the LOC139185738 gene encoding small cysteine and glycine repeat-containing protein 4-like codes for the protein MGCCGCGSCGGCRGGCGGGCGGGCGGGCGGGCGGGCGGGCGSCNSCRCYRVGCCTSCCPCCYGCCGGCCSVPVVCCHRRTCSCNSCGCGGGKGCCQQKCCCQQKCSCQKQCCH